In Blautia sp. SC05B48, a single genomic region encodes these proteins:
- a CDS encoding glycerate kinase family protein codes for MKVVTAIDSFKGSMTSMEAGFAAAEGIHRVDADAEVQVRPLADGGEGTVEALVAGMNGKTEYVKVTGPLGEPVICEYGIIESTKTAVIEMAGAAGITQVPDEKRNPLYTTTYGVGEVIRDAIEKGCRRFIVGIGGSATNDGGVGMLQALGYAFLDKDGKQVLPGARGLKDITEITDAYVIPELAECKFRVACDVTNPLCGELGCSAIYGPQKGATPEMIQDMDQWLGAYAELAKERFPKADPKYPGTGAAGGMGFAFLTFTDAVLESGINIVLDETKLEDYIKDADFVITGEGRMDGQTAMGKAPVGVAKLAKKYGKKVIAFAGAVQRDARACNDAGIDAFFPILRGVVTLEEAMKNENAKQNLADTAEQVIRLMK; via the coding sequence ATGAAGGTAGTAACAGCGATCGATTCTTTTAAGGGCAGTATGACATCCATGGAGGCAGGCTTTGCAGCCGCTGAAGGTATCCATCGTGTGGATGCGGACGCAGAAGTTCAGGTAAGACCACTGGCAGACGGTGGAGAGGGGACCGTGGAAGCCCTTGTTGCAGGAATGAACGGAAAAACAGAGTATGTAAAGGTTACAGGGCCTCTTGGCGAGCCGGTGATCTGTGAGTATGGCATCATCGAAAGCACAAAGACTGCAGTGATCGAAATGGCCGGTGCAGCAGGGATCACGCAGGTACCGGACGAAAAAAGAAATCCTCTTTATACCACAACCTACGGTGTCGGTGAGGTGATCAGGGACGCCATCGAAAAAGGCTGCCGCAGATTTATTGTGGGTATCGGCGGAAGCGCCACCAATGACGGTGGTGTGGGAATGCTTCAGGCACTTGGCTATGCATTTCTGGACAAAGACGGAAAGCAGGTCCTTCCGGGAGCAAGAGGCTTGAAAGACATCACAGAGATCACAGATGCCTATGTGATCCCGGAGCTTGCAGAATGTAAATTCCGTGTTGCCTGCGATGTCACAAATCCTCTTTGCGGAGAGCTTGGATGCAGTGCCATCTACGGACCGCAGAAGGGTGCTACACCGGAGATGATCCAGGACATGGATCAGTGGCTGGGTGCCTACGCAGAGCTTGCAAAGGAGCGTTTTCCGAAAGCAGATCCAAAGTATCCGGGAACAGGTGCCGCCGGCGGAATGGGATTTGCATTCCTGACCTTTACCGATGCAGTTCTGGAATCCGGGATCAATATCGTGCTGGATGAGACAAAACTTGAGGACTACATCAAAGACGCGGATTTTGTGATCACAGGTGAGGGACGCATGGATGGACAGACAGCCATGGGAAAAGCGCCGGTAGGTGTTGCAAAGCTTGCAAAGAAATATGGAAAAAAAGTGATCGCCTTTGCAGGTGCCGTACAGCGTGACGCAAGAGCCTGCAACGATGCAGGAATCGATGCCTTTTTCCCGATCCTCCGTGGAGTGGTAACTCTGGAGGAGGCCATGAAAAATGAGAATGCAAAGCAGAATCTGGCAGATACTGCAGAGCAGGTTATCAGACTGATGAAATAA
- a CDS encoding CdaR family transcriptional regulator, translating into MITHISHTLAQQIVNTIKDVCSYDINFINPSGTIIASTNSARIGTYHEIGRKAAVTGTTIEVAESDNFTGTRQGINMPLYHEDCLLAVIGITGSPEKVRKYAFLAQRITSLLIREQELGQYSRHQADKKQFVISSLLHGETQNPEYLLKCLREFQIDPDTPKRLILIHTYPAASGRNPSVKIARRIPESSESSASLTDPENTTLSPESSPQPETPDSDSGIGSVLSEHQIQIFFKTAGITLHTFRYPGDYLAVADNSNFSALSAVLRNFAQKHADTLAIAVGKPVPLYQLGLSLNTAETTLRSLHQPLTDNIYTENYAVFDDLTLEIILSSVSRKDREEFFVKTIYQLSPDEKDLLRTYFSLEMSLADTAEKLFLHKNTLQYKLNHIYKKCGLNPRKFQDAVLLYLALELE; encoded by the coding sequence ATGATCACACACATCAGCCACACTCTTGCCCAGCAGATCGTCAACACGATCAAGGACGTCTGCAGTTACGATATCAATTTTATCAACCCGTCCGGCACCATTATCGCCAGTACAAACTCTGCCAGGATCGGAACCTATCATGAGATCGGACGGAAAGCTGCTGTAACCGGTACTACCATCGAGGTGGCTGAATCTGACAATTTTACAGGAACACGCCAGGGTATCAACATGCCTCTTTACCATGAAGACTGTCTTCTGGCTGTGATTGGCATCACCGGTTCCCCGGAAAAGGTACGCAAGTATGCCTTTCTGGCACAACGTATCACCAGCCTTCTGATCCGTGAGCAGGAGCTTGGCCAGTACAGCCGGCACCAAGCGGACAAAAAGCAGTTTGTCATCAGCTCTCTTCTCCATGGGGAGACCCAGAATCCGGAATATCTTCTGAAATGCCTGAGAGAATTTCAGATCGATCCGGACACGCCCAAACGGCTGATATTGATCCATACGTATCCGGCTGCTTCCGGCAGAAATCCTTCCGTAAAGATTGCCCGCAGGATTCCGGAATCCTCAGAAAGTTCTGCTTCCCTGACAGATCCCGAAAATACAACTCTTTCTCCGGAATCCTCTCCACAGCCAGAAACTCCTGACTCAGACTCTGGCATCGGATCTGTTCTTTCGGAACATCAGATCCAAATTTTTTTCAAAACCGCCGGGATCACCCTGCACACCTTCCGCTATCCCGGAGATTATCTTGCTGTTGCAGACAATTCCAATTTTTCTGCTCTTTCCGCAGTGCTTCGTAATTTTGCCCAAAAGCATGCAGACACTCTGGCCATTGCAGTTGGAAAACCTGTACCTCTGTATCAGCTTGGACTTTCCCTGAATACTGCGGAAACTACCCTGAGGAGCCTTCACCAGCCCCTTACTGACAATATCTATACAGAAAATTATGCAGTTTTTGATGATCTCACTCTGGAAATCATTCTCTCTTCTGTGTCTCGGAAAGACCGCGAAGAATTTTTCGTAAAAACTATTTATCAGCTTTCCCCGGATGAAAAGGACCTTCTGCGAACTTATTTTTCCCTGGAAATGTCTCTGGCTGATACCGCAGAGAAGCTTTTTCTCCACAAAAATACTCTTCAATATAAATTAAACCACATTTATAAAAAATGTGGTCTCAATCCCCGGAAATTCCAGGACGCTGTTCTGTTGTATCTGGCACTGGAGCTGGAATGA
- a CDS encoding acylphosphatase, which yields MEKIRKHFYFSGRVQGVGFRYRSYYIAQSMGLTGWVRNLWDDRVEMELQGTREEIREMVERLSQQSFVEIEGIEAREIPLEEEFGFHVKG from the coding sequence ATGGAAAAGATTCGGAAACATTTTTATTTTTCAGGAAGAGTACAGGGAGTAGGCTTTCGTTACCGCTCTTATTATATTGCACAGTCCATGGGACTGACCGGCTGGGTACGGAATCTCTGGGATGATCGTGTGGAAATGGAATTACAGGGAACCAGAGAAGAAATCCGGGAGATGGTAGAGCGCCTTTCTCAGCAGAGCTTTGTGGAGATCGAGGGGATTGAAGCGAGGGAGATTCCACTGGAGGAGGAGTTTGGATTTCATGTGAAAGGATAG
- a CDS encoding nitroreductase family protein — MNESIKNLLERRSIRAYKKELVPKETLDTILEAGKYSPSGMGQQSTLMVVTQDPELVARLSKMNAAVMGSTSDPFYGAPTVIIVFSDSKMGTCVENGSLVMGNLMNAAHALGVDSCWIHRAREVFDSEEGKELKKQWGVPEEYIGVGHCVLGYRDCEYPTAKPRKDGFVIRV; from the coding sequence ATGAATGAAAGCATCAAAAACCTGTTAGAACGCAGAAGCATCCGCGCCTACAAAAAAGAACTTGTTCCGAAAGAAACTCTGGATACGATCCTGGAAGCAGGAAAATATTCCCCCAGCGGCATGGGACAGCAGAGCACTCTTATGGTAGTGACACAGGATCCGGAGCTGGTTGCAAGGCTTTCCAAAATGAACGCAGCTGTTATGGGCAGCACCTCAGATCCGTTCTACGGCGCCCCAACTGTGATCATTGTCTTTTCCGACAGCAAAATGGGCACCTGTGTGGAAAACGGAAGTCTTGTGATGGGAAATCTCATGAATGCCGCACATGCTCTCGGCGTGGACTCCTGCTGGATTCACCGTGCAAGAGAAGTTTTTGACTCCGAGGAGGGAAAAGAGCTGAAGAAGCAGTGGGGTGTTCCAGAGGAATATATCGGCGTGGGCCACTGTGTTCTTGGATACCGTGACTGTGAGTATCCAACAGCCAAACCGCGTAAGGATGGTTTTGTAATCCGCGTGTGA
- a CDS encoding LysR family transcriptional regulator, whose protein sequence is MTLAQLRYTIAIAKAGSMNEAAKSLYISQPSLSTAIRELEAETGVEIFRRTNRGIAVTPAGEEFLGYARQVVEQYELMEAKYISKEQSRKKFSVSMQHYTFAVNAFVELVKQFGMDEYEFAVHETKTHQVIEDVRNFKSEIGILYVNEFNHNVLAKMFHEYGLEFHELLNCRIYVYMWKGHPLAKREKITLEELKEYPCLSFEQGENNSFYFAEEVLSTYEYKRLIKADDRATMLNLMVGLNGYTLCSGIICEDLNGSDYCAVKLDSDEIMTIGYIARKGVNISALGKKYLEEISRYKDKALK, encoded by the coding sequence ATGACTCTGGCACAGCTCAGATATACCATAGCAATTGCAAAAGCCGGATCTATGAACGAGGCAGCAAAAAGCCTTTATATTTCTCAGCCCAGTCTTTCCACGGCAATCCGGGAGCTGGAAGCAGAAACCGGTGTTGAGATATTCCGAAGAACGAACCGCGGAATCGCCGTAACGCCTGCAGGCGAAGAATTTCTGGGGTATGCAAGGCAGGTGGTGGAACAGTACGAACTGATGGAAGCCAAATATATTTCCAAGGAACAGTCACGCAAAAAATTCAGTGTTTCCATGCAGCATTATACCTTTGCAGTCAATGCCTTCGTGGAGCTGGTAAAGCAGTTTGGTATGGATGAGTATGAATTTGCGGTCCACGAAACCAAGACGCATCAGGTCATCGAAGATGTCCGTAATTTCAAGAGTGAGATCGGAATCCTCTACGTAAATGAGTTTAACCATAATGTACTTGCAAAAATGTTTCACGAGTATGGTCTGGAGTTTCACGAACTTCTTAATTGTCGGATCTACGTTTACATGTGGAAGGGGCATCCTCTGGCGAAGCGTGAGAAGATCACGCTGGAAGAACTGAAGGAATATCCGTGTCTGTCTTTTGAACAGGGAGAAAATAACTCCTTTTATTTTGCGGAGGAGGTTTTGAGCACCTATGAATACAAACGGCTGATCAAAGCCGATGACAGGGCTACTATGCTGAACCTGATGGTAGGACTGAATGGATACACCTTATGCTCCGGTATTATCTGTGAGGATCTTAATGGTTCCGATTACTGTGCTGTGAAGCTGGATTCCGATGAGATCATGACAATCGGTTATATTGCCAGAAAGGGTGTTAACATCAGTGCCCTTGGAAAAAAATATCTGGAGGAGATTTCCAGATATAAGGATAAAGCACTGAAATAA
- a CDS encoding SH3 domain-containing protein: protein MRKRTLLSNIKAVKKLVLLTFILAAAFPATIREAKAAAGTTFKVKVTDGYLALRSEKAFDKGNEIGQLNTGDLVEVTNRKDATYWYAYVPRLDKSGYLDKNYIQIAENATASNDSWTVKVKKGYLALRSTAAYNDSNEIGRLNTGDTVLVKDSSDSTYWYVYAPGLDKSGYVDNRYIYNSGLWTVKVETGYLALRNKAAYNESNEIGQLNTGDTVQVKDTSNDQYWYVYVPQLDKTGYVDRNYLTGGSGTTTPSMTVKVESGYLALRSAKAYDKDNEIAQLNNGDTVEVIEKKDSTYWYVYVPKLGKEGYVDKNYLK from the coding sequence ATGAGAAAAAGAACTCTTCTGTCTAATATAAAGGCAGTAAAAAAGCTGGTACTTCTGACATTTATACTGGCAGCAGCTTTTCCGGCGACGATCCGGGAGGCAAAGGCAGCAGCAGGAACCACTTTTAAAGTCAAAGTCACAGATGGATACCTGGCTCTTCGAAGTGAGAAGGCTTTTGACAAAGGCAATGAGATCGGACAGCTGAATACAGGAGATCTTGTGGAAGTTACAAATCGGAAGGACGCTACCTACTGGTATGCATACGTGCCAAGACTGGATAAGTCCGGATATCTGGACAAAAACTATATCCAGATAGCAGAGAACGCCACAGCTTCCAACGATTCCTGGACAGTAAAGGTAAAAAAAGGCTATCTGGCTCTTCGAAGTACCGCAGCTTACAATGACAGTAACGAGATCGGACGCCTGAATACCGGAGATACCGTTCTTGTAAAGGACAGCAGTGATTCTACTTACTGGTACGTATATGCTCCGGGGCTTGATAAATCCGGATATGTGGATAACCGGTATATCTACAACAGTGGTCTGTGGACAGTTAAAGTAGAAACGGGTTATCTTGCCCTTCGCAACAAGGCAGCCTATAATGAAAGCAATGAGATCGGACAGCTGAATACCGGTGACACGGTTCAGGTGAAGGACACCAGCAACGATCAGTACTGGTATGTATATGTTCCGCAGCTGGATAAGACAGGTTATGTTGACAGGAACTATCTTACCGGAGGCTCAGGTACGACAACTCCATCCATGACTGTTAAAGTGGAAAGCGGATATCTGGCTCTGCGCAGTGCAAAGGCGTATGACAAGGACAATGAGATCGCCCAGCTGAATAACGGAGATACGGTGGAAGTCATTGAGAAGAAAGACAGTACTTACTGGTATGTATATGTTCCGAAGCTTGGAAAAGAAGGATATGTAGATAAGAACTACCTTAAATAA
- a CDS encoding DnaJ C-terminal domain-containing protein produces the protein MAVKKDYYDVLGIDRNADEKTIKKAYRKLAKKYHPDTNAGNADAADKFKEVNEAYDVLSDPKKKKMYDQFGHAAFEAGADPGAGGFGGFQGGGNGSYQEFHFNGENMDDIFGDIFGNMFHGSHGESRGFGGNGTYEHFTGNGGGFHSGFGGSGFHSGNGFGGFHQQDFPQKGSDVKASINVTFDEAAFGADKRISLSGPDGSSGAPQTLQIHIPAGIDTGKSIRLKGKGMPGTGGGEPGDLLLKVTVGTRPGYERKGSDVYTTISIPYTTAVFGGETTVPTLYGNVICKIREGMQSGSKIRLRGKGIVSMKNPSVRGDQYVTIQIQVPQNLNYSAKEKLHEYAKACGLERSNATGSHVA, from the coding sequence ATGGCAGTAAAAAAAGATTATTACGATGTTCTGGGCATTGACCGGAACGCAGATGAAAAAACAATAAAAAAAGCCTACCGTAAGCTGGCCAAAAAATATCATCCGGATACAAACGCAGGTAATGCAGATGCCGCAGATAAGTTTAAAGAAGTAAACGAAGCCTACGATGTCTTAAGTGATCCAAAGAAGAAAAAAATGTATGATCAGTTTGGTCATGCCGCGTTTGAGGCAGGAGCTGATCCTGGCGCCGGTGGATTCGGCGGATTCCAGGGTGGCGGCAATGGCAGCTATCAGGAATTTCATTTTAACGGTGAAAACATGGACGATATTTTTGGTGATATCTTCGGAAATATGTTCCACGGCAGTCACGGCGAAAGCCGCGGTTTCGGCGGTAATGGCACATATGAGCATTTCACCGGTAACGGTGGCGGCTTTCACAGTGGATTTGGCGGAAGTGGCTTTCACAGCGGCAACGGCTTCGGCGGATTCCATCAGCAGGATTTTCCGCAAAAAGGCTCTGATGTGAAGGCCAGCATCAACGTTACCTTTGATGAGGCGGCTTTTGGTGCTGATAAAAGAATTTCTCTGTCCGGTCCGGACGGAAGCTCCGGTGCACCGCAGACACTTCAGATTCATATTCCGGCAGGTATTGATACCGGCAAGAGTATCCGTCTGAAAGGAAAAGGCATGCCCGGAACCGGCGGCGGCGAGCCTGGTGACCTTCTTCTGAAGGTTACCGTAGGAACACGTCCTGGCTATGAACGAAAAGGATCGGATGTTTATACCACCATTTCTATTCCTTACACAACCGCTGTTTTCGGCGGTGAAACCACCGTTCCCACCCTTTACGGAAATGTTATCTGTAAGATCAGGGAAGGTATGCAGTCCGGTTCCAAGATCCGCCTGAGAGGAAAAGGCATTGTTTCCATGAAGAACCCTTCCGTCCGCGGTGATCAGTATGTAACCATTCAGATTCAGGTTCCTCAGAATCTGAATTATTCCGCAAAGGAGAAACTCCATGAATATGCAAAGGCCTGTGGACTGGAACGGAGTAATGCCACTGGATCACATGTAGCATAA
- a CDS encoding PTS transporter subunit IIC has translation MEKFKAFLKRKDIEISLKRYGIDALGAMAQGLFCSLLIGTIINTIGTQFHIPFLTMAVATVNDTQYTVGSLASAMSGPAMAVAIGYALHCPPLVLFSLITVGFASNALGGAGGPLAVLFVAIVAAEIGKAVSKETKIDILVTPLVTIGVGVGLSAWWAPALGKAAMKVGSVIMWATDLQPFFMGILVSVFVGIALTLPISSAAICAALGLTGLAGGAAVAGCCAQMVGFAVMSFRENKWGGLVSQGIGTSMLQMGNIVRNPRIWIAPIVTSAITGPIATCLFRLQMNGTAVSSGMGTCGFVGQIGVYTGWMNDIAEGTKTAVTAMDWAGLFLISFILPAVLCPLINMFVRKLGWVKDGDMTLS, from the coding sequence ATGGAAAAATTCAAAGCATTTCTGAAACGGAAGGATATTGAGATATCTCTGAAGAGATATGGTATCGATGCACTGGGAGCCATGGCACAGGGACTTTTCTGTTCCCTGCTGATCGGCACGATCATCAATACCATTGGCACACAGTTTCACATTCCGTTTCTGACTATGGCAGTTGCCACAGTCAATGATACCCAGTACACAGTAGGTTCTCTGGCATCTGCCATGAGCGGCCCTGCCATGGCAGTAGCCATCGGTTACGCCTTGCATTGCCCGCCGCTGGTATTGTTTTCGCTGATCACCGTTGGATTTGCCTCCAACGCACTTGGCGGAGCAGGTGGTCCTCTGGCTGTGCTGTTTGTTGCCATTGTTGCAGCTGAGATCGGTAAAGCAGTTTCAAAGGAAACGAAGATCGATATCCTTGTAACGCCTCTTGTAACCATCGGTGTGGGCGTAGGTCTTTCCGCATGGTGGGCACCTGCCCTTGGAAAAGCTGCTATGAAAGTAGGAAGCGTGATCATGTGGGCAACAGATCTGCAGCCATTCTTTATGGGAATCCTGGTTTCTGTATTTGTTGGAATCGCACTGACGCTGCCGATCTCTTCTGCTGCGATCTGCGCAGCTCTGGGACTTACCGGACTGGCAGGCGGCGCTGCAGTAGCGGGTTGCTGTGCGCAGATGGTAGGTTTTGCGGTCATGTCCTTCAGGGAAAACAAATGGGGCGGTCTTGTCTCTCAGGGAATTGGAACTTCCATGCTCCAAATGGGTAATATTGTCAGAAATCCAAGGATCTGGATCGCTCCGATCGTAACATCTGCTATCACAGGACCTATTGCAACCTGCTTGTTCAGGCTTCAGATGAACGGAACTGCTGTATCCTCAGGAATGGGTACCTGTGGTTTTGTAGGTCAGATCGGTGTGTATACAGGATGGATGAATGATATTGCAGAAGGAACCAAGACAGCTGTTACAGCTATGGACTGGGCAGGACTTTTCCTGATCTCTTTTATTCTCCCGGCAGTTCTCTGCCCGTTGATCAATATGTTTGTACGTAAGCTCGGATGGGTGAAAGATGGAGATATGACGTTGTCATAA
- a CDS encoding aldo/keto reductase: protein MAYLGEEIKKLGFGLMRLPQKSEGVIDVEQTKVMVDKFMEAGFTYFDTAWAYAGSEDAIREALVERYPREKYQLATKMAAWINCKTRDEALAQFKTSLERTKAGYFDFYLLHNLGEHRTKYFDEYGLWDWIREQKEAGLIRHAGFSFHSTPEELDVLLTAHPEMEFVQLQINYADWENPAIQSRACYEVARKHGKPVIIMEPVKGGMLATPPEAVEKLLKEAEPEASTASWAIRFAANLEGVITVLSGMSNVAQMEDNLSFMKDFNGLTDSEKETLDKAREAMSKIPLIPCTTCNYCAKVCPMEIGISGSFTAMNYLTLYGNKAAAAHQEDWLVVSHGRKRADECVKCGQCEEVCPQHISIREELEKVSETFCK from the coding sequence ATGGCATATTTAGGCGAAGAGATCAAAAAACTTGGTTTTGGCCTTATGAGACTTCCGCAGAAATCAGAAGGTGTGATTGATGTGGAGCAGACCAAAGTCATGGTGGACAAATTTATGGAAGCCGGATTTACATATTTTGATACAGCATGGGCTTATGCAGGAAGCGAAGATGCTATCCGCGAAGCACTGGTAGAGCGTTATCCGAGAGAAAAATATCAGCTAGCCACCAAGATGGCAGCCTGGATCAACTGCAAGACAAGAGATGAAGCTCTTGCACAGTTTAAAACATCTCTGGAGAGAACAAAGGCAGGATATTTCGACTTTTATCTTCTCCACAATCTTGGAGAGCACAGAACAAAATATTTTGATGAGTACGGCTTATGGGACTGGATCCGTGAACAGAAAGAAGCCGGTCTGATCAGACATGCAGGATTTTCGTTCCATTCCACACCGGAGGAACTGGATGTACTTCTCACTGCACATCCGGAAATGGAATTTGTACAGCTGCAGATCAATTACGCAGACTGGGAAAATCCGGCGATCCAGTCAAGAGCCTGCTACGAGGTAGCCAGAAAACATGGAAAACCGGTCATTATCATGGAACCTGTAAAAGGCGGCATGCTTGCAACCCCACCGGAAGCAGTGGAAAAGCTTCTGAAGGAAGCAGAGCCGGAAGCATCTACAGCATCCTGGGCGATCCGTTTTGCGGCAAATCTGGAAGGCGTGATCACCGTACTTTCCGGAATGAGCAATGTTGCACAGATGGAGGATAACCTTTCCTTTATGAAAGATTTCAACGGCCTTACTGACAGTGAGAAGGAGACTCTTGATAAGGCAAGAGAGGCTATGAGCAAAATTCCTCTGATCCCATGCACAACCTGTAACTACTGTGCAAAGGTCTGTCCGATGGAAATCGGAATTTCCGGTTCTTTTACAGCAATGAATTATCTGACATTGTACGGAAATAAAGCCGCCGCAGCGCATCAGGAAGACTGGCTGGTAGTCAGTCATGGCAGAAAGCGTGCAGATGAATGTGTAAAATGCGGACAGTGTGAGGAAGTATGTCCTCAGCATATTTCCATCCGCGAGGAACTTGAGAAAGTAAGCGAGACCTTTTGCAAATAA
- a CDS encoding YczE/YyaS/YitT family protein, which translates to MNSLTVKRIFMTFAGILLAGVSVAIFKASDFGTDPNSCFVMGVWNLAGIKYSYVYIAINALMLLGVFFLDRHFIGLGTVLNLFFMGIIVEKGMQLFDKYLPERTFGVRVLLMCIAVVMMCFASALYFTADMGVSAYDAYALILDKRTRIPFRMCRIGTDVLTTAAGFFMGAVVGVGTLVTAFFMGPLIEFFNRTVARPFLYGKENKQMQKQ; encoded by the coding sequence ATGAATTCATTAACAGTAAAAAGAATCTTTATGACTTTTGCCGGGATTTTACTGGCCGGGGTTAGTGTGGCCATTTTTAAGGCATCGGATTTTGGGACAGATCCCAATTCCTGTTTTGTCATGGGTGTGTGGAATCTAGCAGGAATAAAATACAGTTATGTTTATATTGCCATCAATGCACTGATGCTGCTGGGAGTGTTTTTTCTGGACCGGCATTTTATTGGACTTGGAACTGTGCTGAATCTGTTTTTTATGGGGATCATCGTGGAAAAAGGAATGCAGCTTTTTGACAAATATCTGCCGGAGAGAACTTTTGGGGTAAGAGTTCTTCTGATGTGCATTGCCGTTGTGATGATGTGTTTTGCGTCAGCGTTGTATTTTACTGCAGATATGGGTGTTTCTGCCTATGATGCCTATGCGCTGATCTTAGATAAAAGAACCCGGATCCCTTTCCGGATGTGCAGGATCGGGACCGATGTGCTCACAACTGCGGCGGGATTTTTTATGGGTGCGGTTGTAGGAGTGGGAACCCTTGTCACTGCATTTTTTATGGGACCGCTGATCGAGTTTTTCAACCGGACGGTGGCAAGGCCGTTTCTTTATGGGAAAGAAAATAAACAGATGCAGAAGCAGTAA
- a CDS encoding AraC family transcriptional regulator: MEDKQVMNRKTSSKELHLISCGWEKCTPDQSYGPGVRRYYTVHFVLKGQGYFYINNRKYTLKAGQCFFIPPVVSTLYKAEPSDPWTYTWICFNGENAAALSEHCHLTLENPVQQLTSVIPYAETICEMMTHPQLTPSNEAYIQSSLYRIIAMLEEEFHASYTTMEANDNFYITQAVDYIKKSPFLDITVTDVADYLHISRSHLYGLFKKHLGTTPQAFLTSAKIINARELLTITDIPIANIATSCGYQNPFAFSRAFKKETGMTPREYREKYHHAEDLLDC; encoded by the coding sequence ATGGAAGATAAGCAGGTCATGAACCGGAAAACTTCATCAAAAGAACTTCATCTGATTTCCTGCGGCTGGGAAAAATGTACGCCGGATCAGTCCTACGGCCCAGGGGTGCGCCGCTATTATACCGTACATTTTGTTCTGAAAGGACAGGGCTATTTCTACATCAATAACCGGAAATATACCCTGAAAGCCGGACAGTGCTTCTTTATCCCGCCAGTTGTCAGCACGCTTTATAAAGCGGAGCCTTCTGATCCCTGGACCTATACCTGGATCTGTTTTAACGGTGAAAATGCTGCCGCACTTTCCGAACACTGTCATCTCACCCTGGAAAATCCGGTTCAGCAGCTTACTTCTGTAATTCCCTATGCGGAAACGATCTGTGAAATGATGACCCATCCCCAGCTGACACCTTCCAACGAAGCTTATATCCAGAGCAGTCTTTACCGAATCATCGCCATGCTGGAGGAAGAATTTCATGCTTCCTACACCACCATGGAAGCCAACGATAATTTTTACATTACCCAGGCTGTGGATTACATCAAAAAAAGTCCGTTTCTGGATATCACAGTGACAGATGTCGCAGACTACCTCCACATCAGCCGCAGCCACCTTTACGGACTTTTCAAAAAACATCTGGGTACTACTCCTCAGGCCTTTCTGACTTCAGCCAAGATCATCAATGCCAGGGAGCTTCTGACGATCACAGATATCCCCATTGCCAATATCGCAACTTCCTGCGGTTATCAGAATCCCTTTGCCTTCTCCCGTGCCTTCAAAAAAGAAACCGGCATGACGCCACGGGAATACCGGGAAAAATATCATCATGCCGAGGATCTTCTGGATTGCTGA